The Theileria parva strain Muguga chromosome 1, complete sequence, whole genome shotgun sequence DNA window GCATCCAGTTCCCTTTCACTAACCAAGTTATATGTCGATTCAGTAAagaatgtgttaaatttctccttaatattttcaatttccTCTTGTTTGAATGTTTTGGAGttgaatatattaacaAATGTTGACGAAAGATTAACCATTAATTCAGGGTCAAAACTTGATCCCGAGAGTTTGTCCACAATTTTGTTTGTTAAAGTTTGGAGTGTGTTCTTAGTATCGTAAAAATCCGGAACAGTGTTCctatttttaactataGAATTAAATATCATGCATGTATCACGGGAGGGGATATAATCGACTTCTCTTTGTAGGTATTCCAATCCAATATTGTACAATTCAATTGTTCCATCTCCTAATTTGACCAGTGAGTTAACTGCTATTGCAAATGATTTAGACGTAAGTTCTCCAACTAGTGGTGTGTATTTATCTTCTTTTTTacaaacaattttatacatttttttgAATATATAAGAGTATTTGGGGAGTATTCctttaatttgaaaattgCTCCAGGAGTATACATATAGTATACCGGCTAAGTCTTCGAATGTGAACTTATCATCCTTTGTATAACTTTCCAAGATACTAAAATGTTCTGACCCGTCCTTTGAGCTATGCCACTCGTCAAGAAGTTTGTTATAGTAGTGCAATTTGATTTCAGAGACTTTAAATAGGAGTCTAAATAGtgtttcatttttataaccGGACACTGAACATGCTGataatattgtgtatatGTTGAAGGGTGTAAATTCGCATCTTTTATCATCCTCAAAAAACTTCACAGGGTTCATTTTATATGtatttatgtaatttttacacttgATTACAAGTCTTTCTGACATTTGTTCATAAAAGTCAGTGTTACTCATTCTTGATTTCGCCACTGATATCATCAATATTGATATGTTTTTAACACTGAATTTATCCACCAATTCTATTGCCCTTGCGATATATTTCTCCCAAACactctaaaattaataatttttattatttatataattaccttttttaaaaatccTGATTTACTTGATCTCATCATCGCCATAGTGAGACTATGGGTCTCCATTAAGTTGATTTCATCTGTTTTACGTTGATAATCAAGCAAATTCTTGGGAACTGGAGTTAATACATCGGTTTTAGACTCCCGTTTAGTGACGACCAGATGTGTGTTTGTAAATGGCCTAGTTTGGCCattagttttaaaaattttaggtataattaaacaacttctattgtaaaatatttttcttAATGGAAGATTGGATGTGAATCCATGTATGTATAGAAAAGGCATTTTGTACACTCATATTACAATCAACTACATTTGACGAAAGTTTATTATAAAGaaacaattaaatataaaataaacacTAATGTAcaatcaatattatttattaaagaGCCTGCTCAATCAGTTTAATTTGTGCTggtgttaattttttagggAACACGACATTGATAGTCACATATAAGTTTCCAAATTTATCCGAACCGTAAACTGGCATACCTTTTCCTTGAATTTTTATGACGTGATTATGCGGTGTAACTCCATTTTGTGAGACCGTTATTGATGTTTGGCCAAAAATATCGATTTCTCGTTCGAACTTGGTAAGTGATTCTTTTAGCGATATATCAACTTTGCAGTGTAGATCATTTCCTTCTCTTCTAAATCTAAAAGAATTTCATTagatttataaatttaatgtttaaaaattacacatAATTGCTAAAATCACTTACACATCATGTGGTTTTTCTGTAACCACAAACACTAAATCTCCTCTCTTCATTCCCGGTTTTTCTTGTCCTCTTCCCTCCATTACgatattttgtttattctTATGACCTGGCTCGACATTAACCGTTACTTGTACTTCTTCCGTATATACCGGTCCGTTTGGGCATTCctaaatactataatgATTTTTCTTAAATACCTTGCAATTGGGGAGCCATCCTTTTCCTCTACCAATACATGAATCATCTCTCATTTGATGTTGAATGAACATTCCATAACCTCTTTGTTGAGTTACTACTTTTAGACCTGGGCCGTGACAATCTGAACGCTTCGTTTCGCATTCATCATAATTTTTGCACAGTCTAGATAATTCTAGGGTTAGTTCGAATTCTTTTCCCGTGTATAAAAAATCTAATGGTACTGACAATGGATAAACTAGTGGTTCTGCCTTCTTTTCTTTGGGTCCTTGGAATCCTGATGAAAAAAAGTTGGAAAATATGTCGTCCATGTCATATTCTTCTGGCATTCCTCCCATCCTCTCCATTCTGTCAAGTCCTGCAAATCCATGGTTATCATAAGCTTCTCTCTTATCGTTATTACTCAATATTTCATAGGCTTCATTTATTTCTTTGAATTTATCTGAAGCGTCTGGGTCTGTGCTCAGATCCGGGTGGTACTTTTTACTTAGTCCAAGGAATGCCTTCCTTATTTCTTTATGTGTAGATGTTTTACTCACACCAAGTACTTCGTATGGACACCTTTTATCATCGTGGGTTTCTTCCTGAGGGGCTTGAAAGTCAAAAAAATCGTTATTGAACGTGAAATGAAAGGATTGTGcatattttattgattGGAGGGGGTAGTAAAACAGAATTGATACCAATAATCCAAATTTATACGATACCATTGAGGaattacaaaattacatttatatttttaaaaaaatctATAAATAATGGAATTGGAAAAACAACACCGACACATGAATCttaagaataaaattgagtacataaaataaaaaagatAACAAACGTACAATTGAGAAAAGAATAATAGGGTCTAAAAAGtcataaaaaataaagtatgAGAGGTATTAATGTTTCCGTTGTTTACAAAACTAAATAGTAACTCATTtgattcaaatttatattacagATACAGCCATACACCGACCATAGAACCAAATTaataagtaaatttataaattaaacaatataattgttaagTCATTTGATTTTTGTGCGCTTCTTCCCCACTATGGAATActctttacacattaagacataaaaatgaagttaCATGGATTCAAACTGATCCTTCCATTATCTGTTACTTTTATATTGAGATAATAATTCGAATTTTGTACAAAATGGACTCCCTACTGTTAATCCATGTCTGAATTGTTACATTCGGTTGAATATTATTCCTTTTCCTATATTCCAGGAAGACGAATATGTAAGTTACATctctaatattttaaaatctatattttttacactacCATTTCCCCtcatttttttacattttaactCGTTTAAGCTAGCTTTACCACAACATACACATCTTATATTTAGGTTCCAACCAGATGATTTATCGAgtttttgaaattattttttacaaatgcCTGTAAAATGtctaaagttaattttgaaTTGTCGATTCCTTCGGCTTTAgataaaaaactaaaagAAATTATTGATCCGAGTGAATTTGGCTCTAGAGGATTTGTTTTACGTTCTTATAGGGGGAAAATTTTCAACGTTAAGCATCATGGAAAGAAGATCATCGGGGATAAGGAGCTGTATGACCATATGTCAACCAACTTTACTTGGCTTATGGATTACTTGAAAAATGAAAACCCATATGAAAAAAACTCAAATCAGTTTGAATCTAAAATCAGCCACCTACTTGGTGTGACAAAAGATTATTTATCTGACTCCATTCTCATCGAAAGCGAGCCCCCTGACTTAGTTTTGGACTTTCCTCCCGATGCTAAAACTCAGCAAGAGGATGATCAAACTTTCGTCAAAACTGACACATTTAGTTCGCCTAATAACATAGATGGGAAAGTTAACACATATAAACTTAATGGTTCATCACCTGATTATTCTGGAGTTTTAAAGTTTGATTTATCATCGTTAATGGGGAACCTAAACACGTTCGACAATTTGAAGTAAGTTCTAATGACTGGAATGACTTCAAATTTAGGAAAATACTCGAACCTGTTCCGAATGCACCTGATATTACAGATACACTATTATATCAGTACATGAAACCCAGGAGTGGCCCATTTGTGGACACATCTGAAGTAGAAAGGGTAATGTTTAGTTATCCCATTGATTTGAAAATGGCAAATTTACTTAGAACAGGTAATTTGAAacagttaaatattttatagcTTTCGAAAAGTCGAGTTTGGAAGCATACATCAAGTTGGTAAATCAATTTTCATCCAGGTGTTTCAAGGTACTTGATTActtatgaaaattttagattaaTAGAGAATACGTTAAACCTATGACATTTTGGAAGACTTGGATACTTAATGGgtttcatttaattttttatggAAATGGGTCAAATAGTAACTTGTTAAATGCGTTTTCTAAGATCGCCTTGAGGTTTGTTAATTCCAAACATATGTGGTTCAGTGATTCACCAAACATTACCATAAACGCATATGCCATCAAGGGTTCCGACTCCTATCTCTGGAATTATCTTAGTGACAAGATTCTGGATACGAAAACAGTTTCAAAGTCTGAAGGTTTAAAGGTATTTACGACAATCAACCAAAATTTGTTTTAGAGAATTTCAAGAAAGGTTGAGTCATTTaattcttatttttatataattatacacGGAATTGACCTTTTCTTGTTGAATGACGGATTCAATACCTTGAAGGATCTGATAGCCCTTAAAAATGTATTCAAAgtttttagtattattttctaGGTTAAAGTGATAGGATCAATGAATCACCAGAATTCAGGACCAATTTTTAACGATTTTGATAGAGTATTGGGGAAATATAGGATTGTTCACACCAACACATTTCACGAATTTGGGTTCGTTTGTTTCTATTAGTGTTTCTTAGACAAGAACTCATTTCCATATGGCAAAACACACCGCCTAATTTCTTTATGAACAAGAAAGTACAGAAGAGCGCAGCTCAAATACAGACTATACTGGAGGCTCTTAGCAAGAATCACCAGAAACTGTTCTCACTTATCGCACAAATACAACTAGAGTTTGTTTATATTATGATCACACACTTTTAGAACCACTAGAGATACCAAGAAGTTTATTGGAATTGAGAAGAATTCCATACTTCATGATTCTAGGGCCATTACTATTTGCCATAATGAAACTAAATTGGACAACCTTCTGACCGAATTCACTACACATGatgtatatatattttttcattttatattttcagGTGATTGAACAAACTCGTGGGCCTGGAGGCAGATTATTTCTTAGGATTCCATTTGAAAAGTATGTTAGCTCCTGACATTTTTTTTCAGTGAACAGCTCGATCgctttattatttagtttttaatGTTTACACCCCATTTCTTTTGATCTTATAAACAAGTTTATAATCTTTGCTGTTTTGAATTTTTTCCTTTTTtctttcatttttaatatcctttaatataaatttattttctgTTGTTCTAACAGACCGGTGATAGCTCAGTTGGTAGAGCGGCAGACTGTAGAAACGCGGCTATCTGTTGGTCGGTGGTTCGATTCCGCCTCACCggatttaattatattctatttatataattatattaacatattagattataaaaaacaagAATTTTGATTGATTTGCTTGATTTAGTAAgatatttaccaaattatcCTTTGATGTGGTAAagaattgaaaaataaggTTACAAAAACCAATGAAtgaaaaaacaaaaatattacagattataatttaataaatttctaTGATATTTCATTTATTGGCCTCTTTTTAGATTTGTTTGATAAAACATAGTCGGGGAGTTGGTTATTTTTGAGGTGTTTGATATTAAAACTGATTTGATCCCTGTACTTTTCCATATCACtccaattatttataatatctTTAAACGATTGCACAGACGAGCGTATATCGAGAGTTTTTGAGGTTTCTACCACACCCGATATGACCTTGAAGGCGAAGAAAGCAGAAGATGCGTAATCCCAATTATCATCCTAAAAATcgttgaaaaaattaaaaaatacttcaaatttgaaaaatccCGGAATTGGTCTTATATATGTGTTTCCTAGGTTCTCCAATCTGCTTATGAGGAATCTCATCCTACTTCCAATCCACCCTTCCCACTTATTATGGGCCtgaaaactttaaaatagGTTAAAAACTACATGTTCATTAGATCCGTAGACTTCTATTACTAGAAAGTGCTTGTAGTTAGAAAACACATCCTCCTCCTCAAGAACCTTCTCCCATAATTCGACGTTTGTAAGATTTGACgttttaaatatttccaAAGCCCTCATAAGCTCCTCTGTTATCACTCTCTTTGTTGTTGCAGTTACATTATGAGTGGAATTCATAGAGGGAAAGGCAGGTGTAATTATTGGCATCAGATGATGTCGGTCCTAAGTACTtttaattcattaaatACGTACCTGAGGGTTAACTCTTGGATCCCATACTTTGAAGGACATTAATCCTGGGATATTTGGTGGCtcctttattttacataagGTCACTGGGCACTCCCACTGCCATACTGAGTATACCCTGAAAAATTTTTCAATGAGTTGGTTGGGAGCGCAGTTGGGGTACAATTGACAGACTCTTGCTGTTAAAATTGCCCACGCCACGCCACCTAGATATCCTACAACTGttgaatatattttacGTCTTGAGGCCCAGAGTTTTATGAACCTGAGTGTCGTTCTGAAGTAATTTTTGTTTGGTACAGAGTCGAGTATATAACTTGCTACTCTACATCCATTAATGCTACGAACCGTCGAGTCATTCATGTTACGTAAAATGTTATCATCCAAAACGTTTATATGTGGACTAACAGTTGGAGCATCTAAGTTGGCAAACAGAATGTCGATGCTAATGTCGTAAAAATATAACTTTATTACTGGTGTGTACGCATCTGGTACAGCTTGCAACTTAGATATACCGTCTACtttatttaatgtattGTAAAAATCAGAAAAGAACGATTCACGCGTTACGCTTCTAGGGCACAGACACAAAACGTCTATATCGCTATCTGGAGCCACAATTCCCAGCCTATATGATCCAAAAGTCAACAGTTTACCTGAAACCTGACTCGCTTCTTGGTCTGTTAGGCCTCTAGTAATTTTAGCTTGCCTTCTAACAAACTGTTGTAGGAGGCGGTTAAGTGATTCCAGAATATCTTCTCTTCTTTTTTTACCTTCTTCAGTTTCATACAAATTATGTGATTTTAGGAGGTTAAGAAGTTCGCGGGAAGCCTTGAGATCGTTGTTTGTTGGACCTTCATGTGACACAGGATCAGTTATTCCATACTGATTTAATTGGATAGATTGTACAGAAATTACCATTGTATAATCTTCTGcttaaaaacattaatttgaatatggattcaaatatttatcggtgattaaaattaaaaacatCATTTTTATGACATAGCTATAttacataaaataaaaaaagcctaaatataatattctCCTTACTTAAAgagaatatataaaataaaaattatataatacaaaaagaataaataattgcCAATAACTGTTGTTTATTCTAGCCATTGTCAGGTTGTGTATCATTGACATTAATctatatacattttatactGGTACACCttcacaattttatttgaaaatgtaattaaaaaaatttttggAGATTTTtggtttattttatcatttataaAATCTAACGTTTGTCTGATTTTCTGgcattattttttattttaactgactttttttaaattttaacgcacacatatttttaaattcaccTTAACATTTCACATACACTCATTTCTTATCgatatttttcaattaaGGCCCATGATGTTACTATCTTAATGATGATTGCATCATTCTTCACATTCCTATTCTATtctctttaatttttctataCTCAAAATTATGATTAAACCAAACAAGAACTCAAATTCAGGGGAAAGTAAATTTGGCTTATCTGTTCTGGATACTTTGTTAAATCGCGATATTTATGACGTTTCAATAAATGAAACAACATCTGAAATAAGGGGATTTTATTCAGACTCCGACAACAATTCACATCTTGTATCATCATCTTCGtcacacattttatcaGAAAATGGAATCCCTAATAGCACCTTGGAATCGCCTCTGTTTACGGAAACTAAAACTCCGACTAACAGATCGGAGCAACTTCCCATTCTTTTGGCCAGAAACTATTACACAGCGCCACCTTGTTTGTTAAGATTTGTAAACTCAACCTCTACCATTAGATCCTATAAAGAAAACAAAAGGGATTCAGATGGGACTGTATTGGACAATGAGTATGATCCCATCATTGATTGCAACGTCGACACCAACGATGAAATGGATGACtatgatttaaatgaaaacGACGTTGAAACTTTCTCTATTGGTACCATGACTAATAGAACTTCTCTGATGAGTGATCAGCAGTTTCCTGACTCTGATGAGCTTGCTTACATGAATATGGACCCTCTGGAGTTAAACTTAGTTTTACAAAATGCATCTTCAAAACGAGACCCTCATTTTGACAAGGGTTGTTCACCTTTTGTTATTGAAAAGTCTACGGATTCAAATACCAACTCTAAAGTTACAGTTGATATCGGAACCAGCCCTCTTATTATGGATGAGACTGAATTATTTGACAAATGGGTTTCAACAGACAAACTAGATGAAGACACGGAAGTAAAAGTAGAAGACATTGAAATAAAACTAGAGCCCACTACTATGGATTCTTACCCTCCAGAACTTGAATCAAACGATTTAAACACAACTGACGTTGATGTTGAACCTTCTGAGTTCCCGATAAATGATGATGCTCCAGACTCTAAGGAGTATTCTACACTTGAGTCTGGTGATTTTTCGATAAAAAATCAGGAATTACCTCAAGAGAATCAAATTCCCGTTTATTGCAGGAGTCTTCTCTACAGAATTAGAGTTCCTCTTTCAAAGCGCCTTAAAAACATAAACGAGGATGCTCTAAACAATAGTTTGAGTTCTCCACTCAATTCCCCTACAAAAGTTAACTTGAGTTGTGATCGTCTATTTTCATCTAAAACCAAATCTCCTAATTCAATCGACTACTCATATTCACTTTTAAGTGTTAGAGATTTAGAGCCCAATCGTTCCGACTCctcaaatttattaccGAATACAAACTAtgatttttcaaaaaataaGGGGACCAAGtctaataaaattaagagAAACTTGACTAGTTCCCTAGGTTCTCAGGGCCGTAACAAGATTAGGAAACGGTCCAGACCTTTAAAAcgataatattatactatgtatttgtttattttagttAGATTATGATGCTAGAATTGGTTTGTGAGTATTAAAGTACGGTCTTAAGACCCACTCAGTTTCAAGGTCACGCATGTCTACTGTTCCGAGTTCTATTTTAAATGGTTTTAGTACAAATCTTGGCCCTATTTCCTTCAAGGCGACCTTTTTATCTTCAGCTCCGATCTTTTTTTCTGTCCAAACATGGTGGCgaaatataattttgtCCTTTTCGTTAATAAACGACATTATTCTCGTCTCGTTTGTGTTTGGAGGAGGGAACATGTACCTTATGATGTCCTTGATCCTCTCACCAAGTGGGCTTGTAAAGTTATGGAACATTAGATGCGGGTAAGCCTaggtaataaattaagtattttaaacataCTTGGGACATGGTTGGCAGTTTTTCAGTGAGGTCGTGTCTCAGAACTACATCTGAGAGTTGAAAATACGCTGTTGGACCATGTGGAAGGTGAGTTATGATCATTGAGTTGGGGTTACCTATaaaaaactattttaattttgtaaatacCTCTCGTTTCATAAATCAGAACCATGTCTGAGACATCTTTAGATCTGCAAAATTCCACCaaatcttttaaaatatatgaaCCCCTATTCAAGCGTTCTGAATTTGGGATTATTAAGCACAACTCCTTAGCAAATTGCGTAAGTCTACTGGATGGATTCCTTGAGGTGGTTATAAGAATTTTCGGGTCCTTAAATCctaaattttttgtaaaataatgtaacaTACCACAAAAAGCATATTCATTGTCCACATGAGAGTATTCTTCTCTTCTTTTGGCATCAAGTAGGTCCAATGAAGCCTGAACAACTCCACTTTGGTTTCTTAACTCTGTAGGAATtggtttattattttttaaagcTTCATTTAGCTCTCTAGCTTTCTTTAAGGAGtatttatctttattttctCTTGATTTGAGGAATATATACTCTCTTCTCTGTCTTAGGGTCTTACGTagcattttaaaatatatttaaataatacatACTATGatacaattaattaaaaatttgaatagACTGTgaattactatattatgGCTCCAGTTACAAATGGGGAATTCAATCTTTGGTTTTAAGAGatataaacaattaaaatacacAAAACTCCAttgaacaattttaattattaatttacatttgCATCATTTTGgtttaattgtataaacTTGACAacacactaattttacaGGAATTTTGTTTGAATAGACGATTCGATTAACTATTATCCGACACTAGTGGACAAACAGGGCATTCGTCTTTAaattcacacattttacacttcCATGCTTCATTTTTCTACAACACatattagttaatatagAATACTTACAGCAACATAGTCTGCCTCCCTCAATCCATCCCAGAAGTTGCAAAGATATCCTACTGTCATCACGGCGTTGTCtctattcaaatttattttagaatttgAGAATATTTCTCCCTCAAATTCGTACTCCAGGTTCATTTCGCATGAAATTTTGGGTAGTTTTTTGAATGCCCTTAAGTATTTCTTTTCCAGTTCATGGAGGCATTTTTCTTTCTTCAATTCAGGAGTGGTAAATTCTGCAAACTTATCACAATTGAAAGAGTCGTATAATTTTTCGAAATTCACCACTCCATTCTTTGTATCTTCCAACATCATACAGTAAACCTATAaaagtattattttagtaataaattaccTGGACTTGAAGTGATGCTCCTTGAACTTGTTGAACTGATGGTAGCTTTTTACTCTTTCTGGTTTTAGTGTCAGATATTATTACTGATTTCTGCTTTGTGAGCCTATCTTTAGATATTGTAAGTTGATCGATGATTCCACAGAAAGTATAACTGCCTAAGTTCCAGAACAGCCACAGTTCCCTGCATTTACCTTCAGACATGAGTTGCTCTAACAGATTAATGGTGTTTAACATTCTTATTCCCAAGTTGTCCTCGTTAGTTTCAACTTCCACTTCTATAATTTCATGGTCTTCCAGTTCCAGTTCTTCATGCCGTTCAATTCCTTTTAGCATCTCTTCTGTAACCCTTTTACGACCCGTCAACAATGATAACTCAAGTTGTTTTTCGCACCAAAGTTGTGAGGACAGTTCAGTCACTGATAGGGTCCAATTCTTGTTAAACTTCAAAACTGGGGGCAGAGAGCCGTTTTGTGTGTTTTGAGACTGAATAGAATCTTTGAGGTAGTCTTCTATATCATCAATCAAATGATCAAACTCCAAGGGATTATCATTTTCAGTTAATTTTGAAGAATCATCACCAGATTTTTCTGTTTTGttataaacaattttaaatttcctTTTCTTCTTGTCATCTTTGACAACGCCTGTCATTTTAGATCATTAATTAAGTTTATCTTCGTTTAATGACAAGAGTAACACATAAAATACATCGAGATATTGTAAATgattaaacaattatatgTACATGGTTAAAAACTaagttttttaattttatatgttCTAAATATCCACACACATCTTCTTTATAAACGTCGTTGACAGCGGATGGGGAAAATatgatatttttttaaaaaacattattaattaggttaaaattacaagaatctaaatatttttacattatatttttaaaatataattcaTGGATTCTATTTTACTTTAGGTTTTTAAGGATtcactttacacattagtCATTggagtaatttttaatggaAGGAGAAAATCCCCTGAAATGCTTCAGAATACACCGTTTTGGTAACATTTCTAAATCTGATGAAGTTATTTTGGGTAATTTATTGTATCATCAATTATCACTATTAGGAATCGACGAGGCTGGAAGAGGCCCTGTTTTAGGTCCAATGGTTTATGGAGGATTTTTTTGCATAAAGGGAGATGATTGTAAATCTATACTCAAAAATAAGATAAGAGTTGATGGTTtgtttaaatgtgttttaaaTTCCTGTACCAGATTCTAAAAAACTAACTGAGACTATGAGGGAGAACAAATTTTACCAGCTGAATGATCCTAATTATCCCTTTGGAGTTGTTGCTGAGGTGATAACTCCTCAGTATATTAGCTATAAAATGCTTCAAAGGTATtttttctaatttattaattaattagggataaatataatttgaaCGAGATATCTCACGACACCGCAATTTCCATTATTCGTCATGTTTTAGATCATGGTTATAATCTAAAAGaagtaaatttttattggATTATGAGAATTAACTCAGGTCTACATAGATGCAGTTGGTACAGTAAACAAATACGAAGCCAAGCTCTCCAAGTTGTTTCCAAAAATACACTTCTctgtatatttatttgCTAATTAATGAATGGTTAGGTAAGGGAGAAGGCCGATTCTATTTACCCTACAGTCAGTGCAGCTTCAATTGTTGCGAAAGTAATAAGGGataacataataaaaaattggaaatttgattttgaaGTAGAAAATATAGGGTCTGGATACCCTGGTGGTTagtttaacattttattaaaaagaTTCAGACCCTTACACTAAAGACTTTCTGACAAATAACATGGACAAAATCTTTGGATTCCCTGATATTGTTCGTTACAGCTGGTCCACTGCTAGTCATTTATTGAATGGGCCTGACGGTGTTGAGGTCGAATGGTATGACGAGGAGATTGTTCACTCTAAAAAGAACGATTTGCCTAGTCCTCTCtgttatactattaaaaatgtaacaaaattttaattaaaatattatattctgGTTTATATCCAAAACAGGAATCTTTCAGCcttgttattattatcagtATTCATGTCA harbors:
- the DNAJA1 gene encoding chaperone protein DnaJ: MVSYKFGLLVSILFYYPLQSIKYAQSFHFTFNNDFFDFQAPQEETHDDKRCPYEVLGVSKTSTHKEIRKAFLGLSKKYHPDLSTDPDASDKFKEINEAYEILSNNDKREAYDNHGFAGLDRMERMGGMPEEYDMDDIFSNFFSSGFQGPKEKKAEPLVYPLSVPLDFLYTGKEFELTLELSRLCKNYDECETKRSDCHGPGLKVVTQQRGYGMFIQHQMRDDSCIGRGKGWLPNCKECPNGPVYTEEVQVTVNVEPGHKNKQNIVMEGRGQEKPGMKRGDLVFVVTEKPHDVFRREGNDLHCKVDISLKESLTKFEREIDIFGQTSITVSQNGVTPHNHVIKIQGKGMPVYGSDKFGNLYVTINVVFPKKLTPAQIKLIEQAL
- the ORC2 gene encoding Origin recognition complex subunit 2 family protein — encoded protein: MSKVNFELSIPSALDKKLKEIIDPSEFGSRGFVLRSYRGKIFNVKHHGKKIIGDKELYDHMSTNFTWLMDYLKNENPYEKNSNQFESKISHLLGVTKDYLSDSILIESEPPDLVLDFPPDAKTQQEDDQTFVKTDTFSSPNNIDGKVNTYKLNGSSPDYSGVLKFDLSSLMGNLNTFDNLKKILEPVPNAPDITDTLLYQYMKPRSGPFVDTSEVERVMFSYPIDLKMANLLRTAFEKSSLEAYIKLVNQFSSRCFKINREYVKPMTFWKTWILNGFHLIFYGNGSNSNLLNAFSKIALSDSPNITINAYAIKGSDSYLWNYLSDKILDTKTVSKSEGLKRISRKVESFNSYFYIIIHGIDLFLLNDGFNTLKDLIALKNVKVIGSMNHQNSGPIFNDFDRVLGKYRIVHTNTFHEFGQELISIWQNTPPNFFMNKKVQKSAAQIQTILEALSKNHQKLFSLIAQIQLETTRDTKKFIGIEKNSILHDSRAITICHNETKLDNLLTEFTTHDVIEQTRGPGGRLFLRIPFENEQLDRFII
- the papA gene encoding Poly(A) polymerase PAPa, translated to MVISVQSIQLNQYGITDPVSHEGPTNNDLKASRELLNLLKSHNLYETEEGKKRREDILESLNRLLQQFVRRQAKITRGLTDQEASQVSGKLLTFGSYRLGIVAPDSDIDVLCLCPRSVTRESFFSDFYNTLNKVDGISKLQAVPDAYTPVIKLYFYDISIDILFANLDAPTVSPHINVLDDNILRNMNDSTVRSINGCRVASYILDSVPNKNYFRTTLRFIKLWASRRKIYSTVVGYLGGVAWAILTARVCQLYPNCAPNQLIEKFFRVYSVWQWECPVTLCKIKEPPNIPGLMSFKVWDPRVNPQDRHHLMPIITPAFPSMNSTHNVTATTKRVITEELMRALEIFKTSNLTNVELWEKVLEEEDVFSNYKHFLVIEVYGSNEHVAHNKWEGWIGSRMRFLISRLENLGNTYIRPIPGFFKFEDDNWDYASSAFFAFKVISGVVETSKTLDIRSSVQSFKDIINNWSDMEKYRDQISFNIKHLKNNQLPDYVLSNKSKKRPINEIS
- the IMP4 gene encoding U3 small nucleolar ribonucleoprotein IMP4 — translated: MLRKTLRQRREYIFLKSRENKDKYSLKKARELNEALKNNKPIPTELRNQSGVVQASLDLLDAKRREEYSHVDNEYAFCGFKDPKILITTSRNPSSRLTQFAKELCLIIPNSERLNRGSYILKDLVEFCRSKDVSDMVLIYETRGNPNSMIITHLPHGPTAYFQLSDVVLRHDLTEKLPTMSQAYPHLMFHNFTSPLGERIKDIIRYMFPPPNTNETRIMSFINEKDKIIFRHHVWTEKKIGAEDKKVALKEIGPRFVLKPFKIELGTVDMRDLETEWVLRPYFNTHKPILAS
- a CDS encoding Exonuclease V - a 5' deoxyribonuclease family protein, which translates into the protein MTGVVKDDKKKRKFKIVYNKTEKSGDDSSKLTENDNPLEFDHLIDDIEDYLKDSIQSQNTQNGSLPPVLKFNKNWTLSVTELSSQLWCEKQLELSLLTGRKRVTEEMLKGIERHEELELEDHEIIEVEVETNEDNLGIRMLNTINLLEQLMSEGKCRELWLFWNLGSYTFCGIIDQLTISKDRLTKQKSVIISDTKTRKSKKLPSVQQVQGASLQVQVYCMMLEDTKNGVVNFEKLYDSFNCDKFAEFTTPELKKEKCLHELEKKYLRAFKKLPKISCEMNLEYEFEGEIFSNSKINLNRDNAVMTVGYLCNFWDGLREADYVAKNEAWKCKMCEFKDECPVCPLVSDNS
- the RNASEH2A gene encoding ribonuclease HII, with the translated sequence MEGENPLKCFRIHRFGNISKSDEVILGIDEAGRGPVLGPMVYGGFFCIKGDDCKSILKNKIRVDDSKKLTETMRENKFYQLNDPNYPFGVVAEVITPQYISYKMLQRDKYNLNEISHDTAISIIRHVLDHGYNLKEVYIDAVGTVNKYEAKLSKLFPKIHFSVREKADSIYPTVSAASIVAKVIRDNIIKNWKFDFEVENIGSGYPGDPYTKDFLTNNMDKIFGFPDIVRYSWSTASHLLNGPDGVEVEWYDEEIVHSKKNDLPSPLCYTIKNVTKF